In the genome of Lacerta agilis isolate rLacAgi1 chromosome 2, rLacAgi1.pri, whole genome shotgun sequence, one region contains:
- the LOC117039767 gene encoding gametocyte-specific factor 1-like isoform X2, producing the protein MDPERLVQCPYDKNHQIRACRLPYHLVKCRKNNQKIARELATCPYNARHRVPKQELKLHIASCENKVSPEVLEVTSSRGDPKNRIKEVTAWQCPPPEEDWEADADEYPAAPFVFGTSYSGERS; encoded by the exons ATGGATCCTGAACGGCTTGTCCAGTGCCCTTATGATAAGAACCACCAGATCAGAGCCTGCAGGTTACCTTACCACTTGGTGAAATGCAGAAAG AACAACCAGAAGATCGCCAGAGAACTCGCAACATGCCCCTACAATGCCCGTCACAGAGTTCCAAAGCAGGAGTTAAAATTGCACATTGCATCTTGTGAGAACAAAGTTTCTCCAGAGGTCTTGGAGG TCACTTCAAGCAGAGGTGATCCAAAGAACAGAATTAAAGAGGTGACAGCCTGGCAGTGCCCCCCTCCAGAAGAAGACTGGGAGGCTG ATGCTGATGAATATCCTGCTGCTCCTTTTGTTTTTGGCACCAG CTACTCTGGTGAGAGGAGCTAG
- the LOC117039767 gene encoding gametocyte-specific factor 1-like isoform X1, translating into MDPERLVQCPYDKNHQIRACRLPYHLVKCRKNNQKIARELATCPYNARHRVPKQELKLHIASCENKVSPEVLEVTSSRGDPKNRIKEVTAWQCPPPEEDWEAATLVRGARNSHLPFLNCSPIFYQLWKMLLQRFGDHPKLLWQATSDKKILKMSLQDHHRDSPGATENIPF; encoded by the exons ATGGATCCTGAACGGCTTGTCCAGTGCCCTTATGATAAGAACCACCAGATCAGAGCCTGCAGGTTACCTTACCACTTGGTGAAATGCAGAAAG AACAACCAGAAGATCGCCAGAGAACTCGCAACATGCCCCTACAATGCCCGTCACAGAGTTCCAAAGCAGGAGTTAAAATTGCACATTGCATCTTGTGAGAACAAAGTTTCTCCAGAGGTCTTGGAGG TCACTTCAAGCAGAGGTGATCCAAAGAACAGAATTAAAGAGGTGACAGCCTGGCAGTGCCCCCCTCCAGAAGAAGACTGGGAGGCTG CTACTCTGGTGAGAGGAGCTAGAAATTCACATCTTCCTTTTTTGAACt GCTCCCCTATATTTTATCAGCTTTGGAAAATGCTACTGCAGAGGTTTGGGGACCATCCTAAGCTACTCTGGCAGGCTACCAGTGACAAAAAAATACTCAAAATGTCACTGCAAGATCACCACAGGGATTCTccaggagcaacagaaaacatacCTTTTTAA